A single Oncorhynchus nerka isolate Pitt River linkage group LG10, Oner_Uvic_2.0, whole genome shotgun sequence DNA region contains:
- the blnk gene encoding B-cell linker protein isoform X2, protein MNLPTREQCKDWSSAQVASLLRQNLSDSDMSRFSLIHQPQLQKMVQDIKKNDGSILNRLRRFKNKSAPKVPVRDYQGDDLDGEQWSENEFDSDTYEEPQGEQDDSYEPPPSQSVFTTTTSSACFPRGDYVDSCRDRPTHPPRKPICLPKLTRLSLPPKPNQQDDNEEDYVIPKSDDEDNYIDPTEEPPANRPMHGRGKPVESSPSMSKTVPERSNSPDVYEVPDIEENSPPPVSRPSTLKVPAQGFPPRASPRMHLKTCPPNPVQEPIDDEYEVCDPDESGSTKSAEKALPVLPKPMPRETKPLKPPLRPRQDIASRENEGPALAMRHSTQKPTTTPQPSEYKRARIPLPQMFTSPKPDRGTVPTAEKKLTDAEEGADVLKKPWYASTCDRKTAEDALVRSNKDGAFLIRKSSGQDRQQPYTLVVYYNSRVYNIPVRYIQASQQYTLGREKKGEERFTSVSHIIENHQRNPLVLIDSQRNTKDFTKLCYAVKP, encoded by the exons ATGAACTTGCCGACCAGGGAGCAGTGTAAGGACTGGAGTTCAGCTCAGGTGGCCAGCTTACTGCGCCAG AATCTGTCTGACAGTGATATGAGCAGGTTCAGCCTCATCCACCAGCC CCAGCTTCAGAAGATGGTCCAGGATATCAAGAAGAATGATGGCAGTATCCTGAACAGGCTGAGAAG ATTTAAAAACAAATCCGCTCCAAAAGTACCTGTAAGAGACTATCAAG GTGATGACTTGGATGGTGAACAGTGGTCTGAAAATGAGTTT GATAGTGACACTTATGAGGAACCTCAAGGGGAGCAGGATGATAGCTATGAGCCTCCTCCCAGTCAGAGTgtcttcaccaccaccacctcgtCTGCCTGCTTCCCCAGGGGGGACTACGTAG acaGCTGCCGTGACAGGCCAACCCACCCACCCAGGAAGCCCATCTGCCTACCAAAACTCACCAGACTATCACTTCCCCCCAAACCCAACCAGCAGGACGACAATGAG GAAGACTACGTCATCCCAAAAAGTGATGATGAAGACAACTATATAGACCCCACAGAGGAACCTCCTGCTA ACCGTCCAATGCACGGAAGAGGCAAACCAGTAGAGAGCAGTCCTTCGATGTCTAAGACTGTGCCAGAGCGCTCAAATAGCCCAG atgtgTATGAAGTTCCTGACATTGAG GAAAACTCTCCTCCCCCAGTGAGCAG ACCTTCCACACTCAAAGTCCCTGCACAGGGTTTTCCCCCTAGAGCCAGCCCAAG AATGCACCTAAAGACATGTCCACCTAACCCA GTCCAGGAGCCCatagatgatgaatatgaagtgtGCGATCCAGATGAAA GTGGCAGTACAAAGTCTGCTGAGAAGGCCCTGCCTGTGCTTCCCAAACCAATGCCCAGAGAGAC GAAGCCATTGAAGCCACCTTTAAGGCCG AGGCAAGATATTGCATCCAGGGAAAATGAAG GCCCAGCACTGGCCATGAGGCACAGTACCCAGAAACCCACGaccacaccccagccctctgaaTACAAACGTGCCAG GATTCCTCTGCCACAGATGTTTACCTCTCCTA AACCTGACAGAGGAACCGTACCCACAGCTGAAAAAAAGTTGACGGATGCTGAAGAG ggggCAGATGTCTTGAAGAAACCCTGGTATGCCAGCACCTGTGACCGTAAGACAGCTGAGGATGCTTTGGTTCGCTCAAATAAG GATGGGGCATTTCTAATAAGGAAGAGCTCTGGTCAAGACAGACAGCAGCCATACACTTTAGTGGTGTATTATAACAGTAGAGTCTACAACATCCCAGTACGCTACATCCAAGCATCGCAGCAGTACACTCTTGGaagggagaagaaaggagaggag CGTTTCACCAGTGTTTCCCACATCATTGAGAACCATCAGAGGAACCCCCTGGTACTGATTGACAGCCAGAGGAACACCAAGGACTTCACCAAACTGTGCTATGCTGTGAAGCCATAG
- the blnk gene encoding B-cell linker protein isoform X1, translating to MNLPTREQCKDWSSAQVASLLRQNQMRECAATVERMRINGQRFMNLSDSDMSRFSLIHQPQLQKMVQDIKKNDGSILNRLRRFKNKSAPKVPVRDYQGDDLDGEQWSENEFDSDTYEEPQGEQDDSYEPPPSQSVFTTTTSSACFPRGDYVDSCRDRPTHPPRKPICLPKLTRLSLPPKPNQQDDNEEDYVIPKSDDEDNYIDPTEEPPANRPMHGRGKPVESSPSMSKTVPERSNSPDVYEVPDIEENSPPPVSRPSTLKVPAQGFPPRASPRMHLKTCPPNPVQEPIDDEYEVCDPDESGSTKSAEKALPVLPKPMPRETKPLKPPLRPRQDIASRENEGPALAMRHSTQKPTTTPQPSEYKRARIPLPQMFTSPKPDRGTVPTAEKKLTDAEEGADVLKKPWYASTCDRKTAEDALVRSNKDGAFLIRKSSGQDRQQPYTLVVYYNSRVYNIPVRYIQASQQYTLGREKKGEERFTSVSHIIENHQRNPLVLIDSQRNTKDFTKLCYAVKP from the exons ATGAACTTGCCGACCAGGGAGCAGTGTAAGGACTGGAGTTCAGCTCAGGTGGCCAGCTTACTGCGCCAG AATCAAATGCGAGAATGTGCTGCAACTGTTGAAAGAATGAGGATTAACGGACAAAGGTTTATG AATCTGTCTGACAGTGATATGAGCAGGTTCAGCCTCATCCACCAGCC CCAGCTTCAGAAGATGGTCCAGGATATCAAGAAGAATGATGGCAGTATCCTGAACAGGCTGAGAAG ATTTAAAAACAAATCCGCTCCAAAAGTACCTGTAAGAGACTATCAAG GTGATGACTTGGATGGTGAACAGTGGTCTGAAAATGAGTTT GATAGTGACACTTATGAGGAACCTCAAGGGGAGCAGGATGATAGCTATGAGCCTCCTCCCAGTCAGAGTgtcttcaccaccaccacctcgtCTGCCTGCTTCCCCAGGGGGGACTACGTAG acaGCTGCCGTGACAGGCCAACCCACCCACCCAGGAAGCCCATCTGCCTACCAAAACTCACCAGACTATCACTTCCCCCCAAACCCAACCAGCAGGACGACAATGAG GAAGACTACGTCATCCCAAAAAGTGATGATGAAGACAACTATATAGACCCCACAGAGGAACCTCCTGCTA ACCGTCCAATGCACGGAAGAGGCAAACCAGTAGAGAGCAGTCCTTCGATGTCTAAGACTGTGCCAGAGCGCTCAAATAGCCCAG atgtgTATGAAGTTCCTGACATTGAG GAAAACTCTCCTCCCCCAGTGAGCAG ACCTTCCACACTCAAAGTCCCTGCACAGGGTTTTCCCCCTAGAGCCAGCCCAAG AATGCACCTAAAGACATGTCCACCTAACCCA GTCCAGGAGCCCatagatgatgaatatgaagtgtGCGATCCAGATGAAA GTGGCAGTACAAAGTCTGCTGAGAAGGCCCTGCCTGTGCTTCCCAAACCAATGCCCAGAGAGAC GAAGCCATTGAAGCCACCTTTAAGGCCG AGGCAAGATATTGCATCCAGGGAAAATGAAG GCCCAGCACTGGCCATGAGGCACAGTACCCAGAAACCCACGaccacaccccagccctctgaaTACAAACGTGCCAG GATTCCTCTGCCACAGATGTTTACCTCTCCTA AACCTGACAGAGGAACCGTACCCACAGCTGAAAAAAAGTTGACGGATGCTGAAGAG ggggCAGATGTCTTGAAGAAACCCTGGTATGCCAGCACCTGTGACCGTAAGACAGCTGAGGATGCTTTGGTTCGCTCAAATAAG GATGGGGCATTTCTAATAAGGAAGAGCTCTGGTCAAGACAGACAGCAGCCATACACTTTAGTGGTGTATTATAACAGTAGAGTCTACAACATCCCAGTACGCTACATCCAAGCATCGCAGCAGTACACTCTTGGaagggagaagaaaggagaggag CGTTTCACCAGTGTTTCCCACATCATTGAGAACCATCAGAGGAACCCCCTGGTACTGATTGACAGCCAGAGGAACACCAAGGACTTCACCAAACTGTGCTATGCTGTGAAGCCATAG
- the blnk gene encoding B-cell linker protein isoform X4, which translates to MSQLTSQLQKMVQDIKKNDGSILNRLRRFKNKSAPKVPVRDYQGDDLDGEQWSENEFDSDTYEEPQGEQDDSYEPPPSQSVFTTTTSSACFPRGDYVDSCRDRPTHPPRKPICLPKLTRLSLPPKPNQQDDNEEDYVIPKSDDEDNYIDPTEEPPANRPMHGRGKPVESSPSMSKTVPERSNSPDVYEVPDIEENSPPPVSRPSTLKVPAQGFPPRASPRMHLKTCPPNPVQEPIDDEYEVCDPDESGSTKSAEKALPVLPKPMPRETKPLKPPLRPRQDIASRENEGPALAMRHSTQKPTTTPQPSEYKRARIPLPQMFTSPKPDRGTVPTAEKKLTDAEEGADVLKKPWYASTCDRKTAEDALVRSNKDGAFLIRKSSGQDRQQPYTLVVYYNSRVYNIPVRYIQASQQYTLGREKKGEERFTSVSHIIENHQRNPLVLIDSQRNTKDFTKLCYAVKP; encoded by the exons ATGAGTCAACTGACAAG CCAGCTTCAGAAGATGGTCCAGGATATCAAGAAGAATGATGGCAGTATCCTGAACAGGCTGAGAAG ATTTAAAAACAAATCCGCTCCAAAAGTACCTGTAAGAGACTATCAAG GTGATGACTTGGATGGTGAACAGTGGTCTGAAAATGAGTTT GATAGTGACACTTATGAGGAACCTCAAGGGGAGCAGGATGATAGCTATGAGCCTCCTCCCAGTCAGAGTgtcttcaccaccaccacctcgtCTGCCTGCTTCCCCAGGGGGGACTACGTAG acaGCTGCCGTGACAGGCCAACCCACCCACCCAGGAAGCCCATCTGCCTACCAAAACTCACCAGACTATCACTTCCCCCCAAACCCAACCAGCAGGACGACAATGAG GAAGACTACGTCATCCCAAAAAGTGATGATGAAGACAACTATATAGACCCCACAGAGGAACCTCCTGCTA ACCGTCCAATGCACGGAAGAGGCAAACCAGTAGAGAGCAGTCCTTCGATGTCTAAGACTGTGCCAGAGCGCTCAAATAGCCCAG atgtgTATGAAGTTCCTGACATTGAG GAAAACTCTCCTCCCCCAGTGAGCAG ACCTTCCACACTCAAAGTCCCTGCACAGGGTTTTCCCCCTAGAGCCAGCCCAAG AATGCACCTAAAGACATGTCCACCTAACCCA GTCCAGGAGCCCatagatgatgaatatgaagtgtGCGATCCAGATGAAA GTGGCAGTACAAAGTCTGCTGAGAAGGCCCTGCCTGTGCTTCCCAAACCAATGCCCAGAGAGAC GAAGCCATTGAAGCCACCTTTAAGGCCG AGGCAAGATATTGCATCCAGGGAAAATGAAG GCCCAGCACTGGCCATGAGGCACAGTACCCAGAAACCCACGaccacaccccagccctctgaaTACAAACGTGCCAG GATTCCTCTGCCACAGATGTTTACCTCTCCTA AACCTGACAGAGGAACCGTACCCACAGCTGAAAAAAAGTTGACGGATGCTGAAGAG ggggCAGATGTCTTGAAGAAACCCTGGTATGCCAGCACCTGTGACCGTAAGACAGCTGAGGATGCTTTGGTTCGCTCAAATAAG GATGGGGCATTTCTAATAAGGAAGAGCTCTGGTCAAGACAGACAGCAGCCATACACTTTAGTGGTGTATTATAACAGTAGAGTCTACAACATCCCAGTACGCTACATCCAAGCATCGCAGCAGTACACTCTTGGaagggagaagaaaggagaggag CGTTTCACCAGTGTTTCCCACATCATTGAGAACCATCAGAGGAACCCCCTGGTACTGATTGACAGCCAGAGGAACACCAAGGACTTCACCAAACTGTGCTATGCTGTGAAGCCATAG
- the blnk gene encoding B-cell linker protein isoform X3: MDTFNKFTAPATVKLRQLQKMVQDIKKNDGSILNRLRRFKNKSAPKVPVRDYQGDDLDGEQWSENEFDSDTYEEPQGEQDDSYEPPPSQSVFTTTTSSACFPRGDYVDSCRDRPTHPPRKPICLPKLTRLSLPPKPNQQDDNEEDYVIPKSDDEDNYIDPTEEPPANRPMHGRGKPVESSPSMSKTVPERSNSPDVYEVPDIEENSPPPVSRPSTLKVPAQGFPPRASPRMHLKTCPPNPVQEPIDDEYEVCDPDESGSTKSAEKALPVLPKPMPRETKPLKPPLRPRQDIASRENEGPALAMRHSTQKPTTTPQPSEYKRARIPLPQMFTSPKPDRGTVPTAEKKLTDAEEGADVLKKPWYASTCDRKTAEDALVRSNKDGAFLIRKSSGQDRQQPYTLVVYYNSRVYNIPVRYIQASQQYTLGREKKGEERFTSVSHIIENHQRNPLVLIDSQRNTKDFTKLCYAVKP, from the exons ATGGATACATTTAACAAGTTCACAGCTCCTGCAACTGTAAAACTTCG CCAGCTTCAGAAGATGGTCCAGGATATCAAGAAGAATGATGGCAGTATCCTGAACAGGCTGAGAAG ATTTAAAAACAAATCCGCTCCAAAAGTACCTGTAAGAGACTATCAAG GTGATGACTTGGATGGTGAACAGTGGTCTGAAAATGAGTTT GATAGTGACACTTATGAGGAACCTCAAGGGGAGCAGGATGATAGCTATGAGCCTCCTCCCAGTCAGAGTgtcttcaccaccaccacctcgtCTGCCTGCTTCCCCAGGGGGGACTACGTAG acaGCTGCCGTGACAGGCCAACCCACCCACCCAGGAAGCCCATCTGCCTACCAAAACTCACCAGACTATCACTTCCCCCCAAACCCAACCAGCAGGACGACAATGAG GAAGACTACGTCATCCCAAAAAGTGATGATGAAGACAACTATATAGACCCCACAGAGGAACCTCCTGCTA ACCGTCCAATGCACGGAAGAGGCAAACCAGTAGAGAGCAGTCCTTCGATGTCTAAGACTGTGCCAGAGCGCTCAAATAGCCCAG atgtgTATGAAGTTCCTGACATTGAG GAAAACTCTCCTCCCCCAGTGAGCAG ACCTTCCACACTCAAAGTCCCTGCACAGGGTTTTCCCCCTAGAGCCAGCCCAAG AATGCACCTAAAGACATGTCCACCTAACCCA GTCCAGGAGCCCatagatgatgaatatgaagtgtGCGATCCAGATGAAA GTGGCAGTACAAAGTCTGCTGAGAAGGCCCTGCCTGTGCTTCCCAAACCAATGCCCAGAGAGAC GAAGCCATTGAAGCCACCTTTAAGGCCG AGGCAAGATATTGCATCCAGGGAAAATGAAG GCCCAGCACTGGCCATGAGGCACAGTACCCAGAAACCCACGaccacaccccagccctctgaaTACAAACGTGCCAG GATTCCTCTGCCACAGATGTTTACCTCTCCTA AACCTGACAGAGGAACCGTACCCACAGCTGAAAAAAAGTTGACGGATGCTGAAGAG ggggCAGATGTCTTGAAGAAACCCTGGTATGCCAGCACCTGTGACCGTAAGACAGCTGAGGATGCTTTGGTTCGCTCAAATAAG GATGGGGCATTTCTAATAAGGAAGAGCTCTGGTCAAGACAGACAGCAGCCATACACTTTAGTGGTGTATTATAACAGTAGAGTCTACAACATCCCAGTACGCTACATCCAAGCATCGCAGCAGTACACTCTTGGaagggagaagaaaggagaggag CGTTTCACCAGTGTTTCCCACATCATTGAGAACCATCAGAGGAACCCCCTGGTACTGATTGACAGCCAGAGGAACACCAAGGACTTCACCAAACTGTGCTATGCTGTGAAGCCATAG